From a region of the Rouxiella sp. S1S-2 genome:
- a CDS encoding LysR family transcriptional regulator, with product MIIEPKGVNGFLAIVENGNFEKAAKKLGITTSALSIRVSTLEKLIGGKLLIRKRPFVLTKTGHLLYNHALQLRELENSLKQKIDKIAT from the coding sequence ATGATTATTGAGCCGAAAGGAGTAAATGGTTTTCTCGCTATTGTTGAAAATGGCAATTTTGAAAAAGCAGCGAAAAAACTGGGTATCACCACCTCTGCATTATCGATAAGAGTTAGCACATTGGAGAAACTCATTGGTGGAAAATTGCTGATTCGCAAACGCCCCTTTGTACTGACAAAAACGGGCCATCTTCTCTATAATCACGCTCTGCAGTTGCGGGAACTTGAAAATAGCCTAAAACAAAAGATAGATAAAATAGCAACCTAG